In Oncorhynchus keta strain PuntledgeMale-10-30-2019 chromosome 19, Oket_V2, whole genome shotgun sequence, a single genomic region encodes these proteins:
- the LOC118398214 gene encoding non-homologous end joining factor IFFO1-like isoform X7, with protein MPDFEHFRFSYASMNPLLGENAYLVQQQQHNQMGSNSDSSMTGLDSYGAPDSGFILGEHTGFGQDGLSGLEFSALPPSGLGYLHLNNMHRAPPPPAAMALRNDLGSNISVLKTLNLRFRCFLAKVHELERRNKALEKQLQQALENNEDNSGEGHRKKPLTKEMGVQTGFVGSIAVRPGHIPLQNVNNSAYLPGGLLSPSLNRPTTPVFESNSKSVFRNSTLTDSNCNLNSNQLTPHISISPLLTPTDPCETISNINEKYFRFGTGMSTNPPPRFIPGAVWSYNHDRRFGAGRDSRITGTGVPCAQTDGVGVQIDTITPEIRALYNVLGKVKRERDEYKRRWEEEYTFRVDLQEKVAELEEDLQESEVCQDELALRVKQLKAELVLFKGLMSNNLSDLDSKIQEKAMKVDMDICRRIDITARLCDVAQQRNCEDMIQIFQQMATPPSTLNRRPRKQAAQSVKGGDGDEPTSISESERGNDEESCSTSANQINEEMQRMLNQLRECEFEDDCDSLAWEETEETLLLWEDFPGYTLGAVETQGEQEESIEKVIKDTESLFQTREKEYQETIDQIEEISPSHYCGNGRL; from the exons ATGCCGGATTTCgaacatttcagattttcatacGCAAGCATGAATCCGTTATTGGGGGAGAACGCGTACCTGGTTCAGCAACAGCAGCATAACCAGATGGGCAGCAATTCGGATTCTTCTATGACAGGCCTAGACTCATACGGTGCACCTGACTCAGGCTTCATCTTGGGTGAGCACACTGGCTTTGGACAAGATGGGCTGTCTGGTCTGGAATTTAGTGCGCTGCCACCTTCGGGACTCGGGTATCTGCACCTGAACAACATGCACCGTGCGCCGCCGCCCCCTGCAGCGATGGCCCTGCGTAATGACTTGGGCTCCAACATCAGTGTTCTCAAGACCCTGAATTTGCGCTTCCGCTGCTTTTTGGCTAAAGTTCATGAGCTGGAGCGTCGGAATAAAGCTTTAGAGAAGCAGCTTCAGCAGGCTTTGGAAAATAATGAGGACAATTCAGGAGAAGGACACAGGAAAAAGCCATTGACTAAGGAAATGGGAGTCCAGACTGGTTTCGTAGGGTCCATCGCAGTTAGGCCCGGACATATCCCCCTCCAGAACGTAAATAATTCTGCATACCTGCCCGGAGgccttctctctccatcactcaacAGGCCTACAACTCCCGTCTTTGAGTCCAACAGCAAATCAGTATTTAGGAACTCGACTCTGACTGACTCGAATTGCAACCTCAATTCCAACCAACTCACTCCACATATTTCCATCAGTCCTTTATTAACCCCTACCGATCCTTGCGAGACGATATCCAACATTAACGAGAAATATTTCCGTTTTGGGACTGGTATGTCTACTAACCCGCCTCCCCGGTTCATTCCCGGCGCAGTTTGGTCCTACAACCACGACCGCAGATTTGGCGCGGGGAGGGATTCGCGCATAACAGGCACGGGTGTGCCTTGTGCCCAAACGGACGGAGTAGGTGTACAAATCGACACCATCACCCCTGAGATACGGGCCCTGTACAACGTGTTGGGCAAGGTGAAACGAGAGAGGGATGAGTATAAACGCAG ATGGGAGGAAGAATATACATTCAGAGTGGACCTCCAGGAGAAAGTGGCTGAGCTGGAGGAG gATCTCCAGGAGAGTGAGGTGTGTCAGGATGAGCTGGCTCTCAGGGTGAAACAGCTGAAAGCTGAGCTGGTCCTCTTCAAAGGCCTAATGAGCAAC aacCTGTCAGATCTGGACAGTAAGATCCAGGAGAAGGCCATGAAGGTGGACATGGACATCTGTAGACGCATCGACATCACGGCTCGCCTGTGTGATGTGGCCCAGCAGAGGAACTGTGAAGACATGATCCAGATCTTCCAG CAGATGGCCACACCTCCTTCCACTCTGAATCGCCGGCCCCGAAAGCAGGCGGCCCAGTCGGTTAAAGGCGGTGATGGGGATGAACCAACGAGCATCTCTGAGAGCGAGAGGGGCAATGATGAGGAGTCATGTAGCACGTCAGCCAATCAGATCAACGAGGAGATGCAGAGGATGCTGAACCAGCT GAGGGAGTGTGAGTTTGAGGACGACTGTGACAGCCTGGCCtgggaggagactgaggagactcTGCTGCTGTGGGAGGATTTTCCAGGATACACTCTGGGAGCAGTGGAGACCCAGGGAGAG CAGGAGGAGTCCATAGAGAAGGTGATAAAGGACACAGAGTCCCTCTTCCAGACTAGAGAGAAGGAGTATCAGGAGACAATCGACCAGATCGAG GAAATCTCCCCCTCTCATTACTGCGGCAATGGAAGACTCTGA
- the LOC118398214 gene encoding non-homologous end joining factor IFFO1-like isoform X5, translating to MPDFEHFRFSYASMNPLLGENAYLVQQQQHNQMGSNSDSSMTGLDSYGAPDSGFILGEHTGFGQDGLSGLEFSALPPSGLGYLHLNNMHRAPPPPAAMALRNDLGSNISVLKTLNLRFRCFLAKVHELERRNKALEKQLQQALENNEDNSGEGHRKKPLTKEMGVQTGFVGSIAVRPGHIPLQNVNNSAYLPGGLLSPSLNRPTTPVFESNSKSVFRNSTLTDSNCNLNSNQLTPHISISPLLTPTDPCETISNINEKYFRFGTGMSTNPPPRFIPGAVWSYNHDRRFGAGRDSRITGTGVPCAQTDGVGVQIDTITPEIRALYNVLGKVKRERDEYKRRWEEEYTFRVDLQEKVAELEEDLQESEVCQDELALRVKQLKAELVLFKGLMSNNLSDLDSKIQEKAMKVDMDICRRIDITARLCDVAQQRNCEDMIQIFQQMATPPSTLNRRPRKQAAQSVKGGDGDEPTSISESERGNDEESCSTSANQINEEMQRMLNQLRECEFEDDCDSLAWEETEETLLLWEDFPGYTLGAVETQGEQQEESIEKVIKDTESLFQTREKEYQETIDQIELELATAKSDMNRHLHEYMEMCSMKRGLDVQMETCRRLITQSGDRYQTPPHGAERSP from the exons ATGCCGGATTTCgaacatttcagattttcatacGCAAGCATGAATCCGTTATTGGGGGAGAACGCGTACCTGGTTCAGCAACAGCAGCATAACCAGATGGGCAGCAATTCGGATTCTTCTATGACAGGCCTAGACTCATACGGTGCACCTGACTCAGGCTTCATCTTGGGTGAGCACACTGGCTTTGGACAAGATGGGCTGTCTGGTCTGGAATTTAGTGCGCTGCCACCTTCGGGACTCGGGTATCTGCACCTGAACAACATGCACCGTGCGCCGCCGCCCCCTGCAGCGATGGCCCTGCGTAATGACTTGGGCTCCAACATCAGTGTTCTCAAGACCCTGAATTTGCGCTTCCGCTGCTTTTTGGCTAAAGTTCATGAGCTGGAGCGTCGGAATAAAGCTTTAGAGAAGCAGCTTCAGCAGGCTTTGGAAAATAATGAGGACAATTCAGGAGAAGGACACAGGAAAAAGCCATTGACTAAGGAAATGGGAGTCCAGACTGGTTTCGTAGGGTCCATCGCAGTTAGGCCCGGACATATCCCCCTCCAGAACGTAAATAATTCTGCATACCTGCCCGGAGgccttctctctccatcactcaacAGGCCTACAACTCCCGTCTTTGAGTCCAACAGCAAATCAGTATTTAGGAACTCGACTCTGACTGACTCGAATTGCAACCTCAATTCCAACCAACTCACTCCACATATTTCCATCAGTCCTTTATTAACCCCTACCGATCCTTGCGAGACGATATCCAACATTAACGAGAAATATTTCCGTTTTGGGACTGGTATGTCTACTAACCCGCCTCCCCGGTTCATTCCCGGCGCAGTTTGGTCCTACAACCACGACCGCAGATTTGGCGCGGGGAGGGATTCGCGCATAACAGGCACGGGTGTGCCTTGTGCCCAAACGGACGGAGTAGGTGTACAAATCGACACCATCACCCCTGAGATACGGGCCCTGTACAACGTGTTGGGCAAGGTGAAACGAGAGAGGGATGAGTATAAACGCAG ATGGGAGGAAGAATATACATTCAGAGTGGACCTCCAGGAGAAAGTGGCTGAGCTGGAGGAG gATCTCCAGGAGAGTGAGGTGTGTCAGGATGAGCTGGCTCTCAGGGTGAAACAGCTGAAAGCTGAGCTGGTCCTCTTCAAAGGCCTAATGAGCAAC aacCTGTCAGATCTGGACAGTAAGATCCAGGAGAAGGCCATGAAGGTGGACATGGACATCTGTAGACGCATCGACATCACGGCTCGCCTGTGTGATGTGGCCCAGCAGAGGAACTGTGAAGACATGATCCAGATCTTCCAG CAGATGGCCACACCTCCTTCCACTCTGAATCGCCGGCCCCGAAAGCAGGCGGCCCAGTCGGTTAAAGGCGGTGATGGGGATGAACCAACGAGCATCTCTGAGAGCGAGAGGGGCAATGATGAGGAGTCATGTAGCACGTCAGCCAATCAGATCAACGAGGAGATGCAGAGGATGCTGAACCAGCT GAGGGAGTGTGAGTTTGAGGACGACTGTGACAGCCTGGCCtgggaggagactgaggagactcTGCTGCTGTGGGAGGATTTTCCAGGATACACTCTGGGAGCAGTGGAGACCCAGGGAGAG CAGCAGGAGGAGTCCATAGAGAAGGTGATAAAGGACACAGAGTCCCTCTTCCAGACTAGAGAGAAGGAGTATCAGGAGACAATCGACCAGATCGAG TTGGAGCTGGCCACGGCTAAGAGTGACATGAACCGACACCTGCACGAGTACATGGAGATGTGTTCCATGAAGCGAGGCCTGGACGTGCAGATGGAGACGTGCAGGAGACTCATCACCCAGAGTGGGGACAGGTATCAGACACCTCCGCATGGTGCTGAACGCTCACCCTAG